In a single window of the Thiohalorhabdus sp. Cl-TMA genome:
- the rplK gene encoding 50S ribosomal protein L11, which translates to MAKKIEAYIKLQVPAGQAQPSPPVGPALGQHGLNIMEFCKAFNAQTQELEQGLPVPVVITVFSDKSFTFVTKTPPASILLLKAAGLKGGSSSPLTNKVGKVSEAQVEEIAQTKLPDLNTNDLATAATMIKGTARSMGIEVEG; encoded by the coding sequence ATGGCGAAGAAAATCGAAGCGTACATCAAGCTGCAGGTACCCGCCGGCCAGGCGCAGCCTAGCCCCCCGGTGGGTCCCGCGTTGGGGCAGCACGGCCTCAACATCATGGAGTTCTGCAAGGCCTTTAACGCCCAGACCCAGGAGCTGGAGCAGGGACTGCCGGTGCCGGTGGTGATCACCGTGTTCTCCGACAAGTCCTTCACCTTCGTGACCAAGACCCCGCCGGCCTCGATCCTGCTACTGAAGGCGGCCGGACTCAAGGGCGGGAGCTCCAGCCCGCTTACGAACAAGGTGGGTAAGGTCTCCGAGGCGCAGGTTGAAGAAATCGCCCAGACCAAGCTGCCCGATCTGAACACCAATGACCTGGCCACCGCGGCCACCATGATCAAGGGCACCGCCCGGTCCATGGGTATCGAGGTCGAAGGCTAG
- the rplA gene encoding 50S ribosomal protein L1, with the protein MAKQGKRITDLKQQVEKGHAYDLSEAVQLAKSTSKVSFDESVDASFNLGIDPRKADQMVRGTVTLPHGTGKTTRVVVFAEGAKAEEAQEAGADHVGLEDLAEKIEAGWTDFDRAVATPDSMRVVGRLGQILGPRGLMPNPKVGTVTDDLANVVAQIKAGQVEYRADKGGIVHLPIGRASFGEEALEENLKAAADALVRAKPAAAKGKYLRKVSISSTMGPGIQVDTSFARV; encoded by the coding sequence ATGGCCAAGCAAGGAAAGCGCATAACGGACCTGAAGCAGCAGGTTGAAAAAGGCCACGCCTACGACCTGTCGGAGGCGGTACAGCTCGCCAAGAGTACCAGCAAGGTATCCTTCGACGAGTCGGTGGACGCGTCCTTCAACCTGGGCATCGATCCCCGCAAGGCGGACCAGATGGTTCGCGGCACGGTCACTCTTCCCCACGGCACCGGCAAGACCACCCGGGTGGTGGTGTTCGCCGAAGGCGCTAAAGCGGAAGAGGCCCAGGAAGCGGGGGCCGACCACGTGGGTCTGGAGGACTTGGCGGAAAAGATCGAGGCCGGCTGGACGGACTTCGATCGCGCCGTGGCCACCCCGGACTCCATGCGCGTGGTAGGTCGCCTCGGGCAGATCCTCGGCCCCCGGGGCCTGATGCCGAACCCCAAGGTGGGTACGGTGACCGATGACCTGGCCAACGTGGTTGCCCAGATCAAGGCTGGCCAGGTGGAGTATCGCGCTGACAAGGGCGGTATTGTGCATCTGCCCATCGGCCGAGCCAGCTTCGGGGAAGAGGCGCTGGAGGAGAACCTGAAGGCCGCGGCGGATGCCCTGGTCCGGGCCAAGCCCGCCGCCGCCAAGGGCAAGTATCTCCGGAAAGTGAGCATTTCCTCCACCATGGGTCCCGGGATCCAGGTGGACACCTCTTTCGCCCGCGTATAG
- the rplJ gene encoding 50S ribosomal protein L10, translated as MLNLEQKKAVVADLRARSEAAQAAILADYRGLTVDEVTSLRAELTENGVYFKVVKNNLAKRAVDGTDLEPLAEHFSGPTAMALTEDPVAAAKVLTEFAKNHQDLEIKAGVLQGKTLSGQDLEALAQLPDRHTLLTQLAVGLNAPITKLARDLNAVPAKFARALAAVRDQKGEAA; from the coding sequence TTGCTGAACCTGGAGCAGAAAAAGGCGGTAGTCGCTGATCTGCGTGCCCGTTCGGAGGCCGCCCAGGCGGCCATTCTCGCCGACTACCGCGGCCTCACCGTGGACGAGGTCACCAGCCTGCGCGCCGAGCTCACCGAGAACGGCGTGTACTTCAAGGTGGTGAAGAACAACCTCGCCAAGCGGGCCGTGGACGGGACGGACCTGGAGCCCCTCGCCGAGCATTTCTCCGGCCCCACGGCCATGGCCCTCACCGAGGATCCCGTGGCCGCGGCCAAGGTCCTTACCGAGTTCGCCAAGAACCACCAGGACCTGGAAATCAAGGCGGGCGTGCTCCAGGGCAAAACCCTGAGTGGCCAGGACCTTGAGGCGCTGGCGCAGCTGCCTGATCGGCACACGCTTCTCACCCAGCTTGCCGTGGGCCTGAACGCCCCGATCACGAAGCTGGCGCGCGATCTCAATGCCGTCCCGGCGAAGTTTGCGCGAGCCCTGGCCGCCGTTCGGGACCAGAAAGGCGAAGCCGCTTAA
- the rplL gene encoding 50S ribosomal protein L7/L12, translating to MSQEEILSAIENMTVLELSELVKAIEEKFDVSAEAPAAVAAAPAAGGGEAAAAEQDEFDVLLTGEGEKKVQTIKVLREVTGLGLKEAKEMVENLPATLKEGASKEEAEDIKSKMEEAGAPVELK from the coding sequence ATGTCCCAGGAAGAAATCCTGAGCGCTATCGAGAACATGACTGTCCTCGAGCTGTCTGAGCTTGTTAAGGCCATCGAGGAGAAGTTTGACGTATCCGCCGAAGCCCCGGCCGCCGTGGCTGCCGCTCCCGCCGCCGGTGGTGGCGAGGCGGCTGCCGCCGAGCAGGACGAGTTCGATGTCCTCCTCACCGGCGAGGGTGAGAAGAAGGTGCAGACCATTAAGGTGCTCCGCGAGGTGACCGGTCTGGGCCTGAAGGAGGCCAAGGAGATGGTCGAGAACCTGCCGGCGACCCTCAAGGAAGGCGCTTCCAAGGAAGAGGCCGAGGACATCAAGTCCAAGATGGAAGAGGCCGGCGCCCCGGTGGAGCTGAAGTAA